A DNA window from Castanea sativa cultivar Marrone di Chiusa Pesio chromosome 7, ASM4071231v1 contains the following coding sequences:
- the LOC142643251 gene encoding membrane-bound transcription factor site-2 protease homolog isoform X2, which produces MDGRRMRRFGRGVHSNTRSHSPSLLPLYTTPNPNNISNSISCWYCDYKITALNQPLFRFGRRYARALRVWFSIGVGFSLTALFGVTMILLWELGKALHLIQQETQLGNLSTALLFGFSPTAVSGFSMSLADAGYIFISTVISVSVHEFGHALAAACEGIQMEYIAIFIAALFPGALVAFNYEFLQALPQLTALRVYCAGVWHNAVVLDVSSTSPLSRHLSPGDLIMSLDGVHIHNSQEWMEMTSLIDKMALQSTNHSKYAEGFGRVNGMKGYCVPNIMIEDNQKIQSVGNHAACAEDLTAFETIPCHDMRMSNIGGSEDGHPKRREHYCLDAKDIVKLNKCGDGWEIITNGSSCICSLDESCLSPLQMPGLSWVEITFSRSLSAECLQLGRNSFSDSKTSDLIESKCRGSFVFVGDVISMARSVRLTAYQPRWAFHIGRYLPDVLERGLMCTFHVSLTLALLNSLPVYFLDGESLLEVTLCHFTSLSTRKREKVLKVCLLGGTLISILVFVRIFFSFV; this is translated from the exons atGGACGGAAGGCGAATGAGAAGGTTTGGAAGGGGTGTACACAGTAACACTCGATCTCactctccttctcttcttccCCTTTACACCACACCCAACCCCAACAACATCTCCAACTCCATTTCTTGTTg GTATTGTGACTATAAAATCACTGCTCTCAATCAACCCCTTTTCCGCTTTGGTCGAAGATACGCCAG GGCTTTGAGGGTGTGGTTTTCCATTGGGGTTGGTTTTAGCCTAACTGCACTGTTTGGTGTTACTATg ATTCTCCTATGGGAATTAGGCAAAGCCCTGCATCTTATCCAACAAGAAACACAGCTTGGCAATCTTTCTACTGCCCTACTGTTCGGGTTTTCCCCCACTGCG GTCTCTGGTTTTAGCATGTCACTTGCTGATGCTGGATATATCTTTATTTCTACCGTGATTTCTGTATCCGTGCATGAATTTGGGCATGCCCTTGCTGCTGCATG TGAGGGCATACAGATGGAGTACATTGCGATTTTTATTGCAGCTTTATTTCCTGGTGCTCTGGTAGCTTTCAATTATGAGTTTCTGCAAGCCTTACCACAGCTTACTGCCCTTCGTGTATATTGTGCTGGTGTGTGGCACAATGCAGTG GTTTTGGATGTATCTTCTACGTCGCCTTTGTCTAGGCATTTGTCTCCTGGGGATCTAATTATGTCACTAGATGGCGTTCACATCCATAATTCACAAGAGTGGATGGAGATGACTTCTTTGATAGATAAAATGGCACTTCAAAGTACAAATCATTCCAAATATGCTGAAGGCTTTGGGAGAGTCAATGGCATGAAAGGGTATTGTGTCCCCAATATTATGATAGAAGATAACCAGAAGATTCAATCAGTAGGCAACCATGCTGCTTGTGCTGAGGATCTTACTGCCTTTGAAACCATTCCCTGTCATGATATGAGAATGTCAAATATTGGTGGTAGTGAAGATGGTCATCCAAAGAGAAGAGAGCACTACTGCTTGGATGCTAAGGACATTGTCAAGCTTAATAAATGTGGTGATGGATGGGAAATAATAACTAATGGAAGCAGCTGTATATGTTCACTG GATGAGTCTTGCTTGAGTCCACTTCAGATGCCAGGTTTGAGCTGGGTTGAGATCACATTCTCAAGATCCCTTTCTGCAGAGTGCTTGCAACTTGGAAGAAATTCATTTTCAGATTCCAAGACTTCTGATCTTATAGAATCCAAGTGTCGTgggagttttgtttttgttggtgatGTAATATCCATGGCTCGTTCAGTTCGTTTAACTGCTTATCAACCTCGTTGGGCATTTCATATTGGTAGATATCTTCCAGATGTGCTGGAAAGGGGTCTGATGTGCACGTTTCATGTCTCTCTAACACTAGCTCTTCTCAATAGCTTGCCA GTCTACTTTCTGGATGGAGAATCTCTTCTTGAGGTGACCCTGTGCCATTTCACTTCACTCAGCacaaggaagagagaaaaggtTCTAAAAGTATGTCTTTTGGGAGGGACTCTGATTTCTATCCTTGTCTTTGTGAGAATCTTCTTCAGTTTTGTGTAA
- the LOC142643251 gene encoding membrane-bound transcription factor site-2 protease homolog isoform X1, whose translation MDGRRMRRFGRGVHSNTRSHSPSLLPLYTTPNPNNISNSISCWYCDYKITALNQPLFRFGRRYARALRVWFSIGVGFSLTALFGVTMILLWELGKALHLIQQETQLGNLSTALLFGFSPTAVSGFSMSLADAGYIFISTVISVSVHEFGHALAAACEGIQMEYIAIFIAALFPGALVAFNYEFLQALPQLTALRVYCAGVWHNAVCCVACGLVLFLLPLILFPFYIYGESPMVLDVSSTSPLSRHLSPGDLIMSLDGVHIHNSQEWMEMTSLIDKMALQSTNHSKYAEGFGRVNGMKGYCVPNIMIEDNQKIQSVGNHAACAEDLTAFETIPCHDMRMSNIGGSEDGHPKRREHYCLDAKDIVKLNKCGDGWEIITNGSSCICSLDESCLSPLQMPGLSWVEITFSRSLSAECLQLGRNSFSDSKTSDLIESKCRGSFVFVGDVISMARSVRLTAYQPRWAFHIGRYLPDVLERGLMCTFHVSLTLALLNSLPVYFLDGESLLEVTLCHFTSLSTRKREKVLKVCLLGGTLISILVFVRIFFSFV comes from the exons atGGACGGAAGGCGAATGAGAAGGTTTGGAAGGGGTGTACACAGTAACACTCGATCTCactctccttctcttcttccCCTTTACACCACACCCAACCCCAACAACATCTCCAACTCCATTTCTTGTTg GTATTGTGACTATAAAATCACTGCTCTCAATCAACCCCTTTTCCGCTTTGGTCGAAGATACGCCAG GGCTTTGAGGGTGTGGTTTTCCATTGGGGTTGGTTTTAGCCTAACTGCACTGTTTGGTGTTACTATg ATTCTCCTATGGGAATTAGGCAAAGCCCTGCATCTTATCCAACAAGAAACACAGCTTGGCAATCTTTCTACTGCCCTACTGTTCGGGTTTTCCCCCACTGCG GTCTCTGGTTTTAGCATGTCACTTGCTGATGCTGGATATATCTTTATTTCTACCGTGATTTCTGTATCCGTGCATGAATTTGGGCATGCCCTTGCTGCTGCATG TGAGGGCATACAGATGGAGTACATTGCGATTTTTATTGCAGCTTTATTTCCTGGTGCTCTGGTAGCTTTCAATTATGAGTTTCTGCAAGCCTTACCACAGCTTACTGCCCTTCGTGTATATTGTGCTGGTGTGTGGCACAATGCAGTG TGTTGTGTAGCTTGTGGATTGGTGCTATTCCTCTTGCCCTTGATCTTGTTTCCCTTCTACATATATGGTGAAAGCCCTATG GTTTTGGATGTATCTTCTACGTCGCCTTTGTCTAGGCATTTGTCTCCTGGGGATCTAATTATGTCACTAGATGGCGTTCACATCCATAATTCACAAGAGTGGATGGAGATGACTTCTTTGATAGATAAAATGGCACTTCAAAGTACAAATCATTCCAAATATGCTGAAGGCTTTGGGAGAGTCAATGGCATGAAAGGGTATTGTGTCCCCAATATTATGATAGAAGATAACCAGAAGATTCAATCAGTAGGCAACCATGCTGCTTGTGCTGAGGATCTTACTGCCTTTGAAACCATTCCCTGTCATGATATGAGAATGTCAAATATTGGTGGTAGTGAAGATGGTCATCCAAAGAGAAGAGAGCACTACTGCTTGGATGCTAAGGACATTGTCAAGCTTAATAAATGTGGTGATGGATGGGAAATAATAACTAATGGAAGCAGCTGTATATGTTCACTG GATGAGTCTTGCTTGAGTCCACTTCAGATGCCAGGTTTGAGCTGGGTTGAGATCACATTCTCAAGATCCCTTTCTGCAGAGTGCTTGCAACTTGGAAGAAATTCATTTTCAGATTCCAAGACTTCTGATCTTATAGAATCCAAGTGTCGTgggagttttgtttttgttggtgatGTAATATCCATGGCTCGTTCAGTTCGTTTAACTGCTTATCAACCTCGTTGGGCATTTCATATTGGTAGATATCTTCCAGATGTGCTGGAAAGGGGTCTGATGTGCACGTTTCATGTCTCTCTAACACTAGCTCTTCTCAATAGCTTGCCA GTCTACTTTCTGGATGGAGAATCTCTTCTTGAGGTGACCCTGTGCCATTTCACTTCACTCAGCacaaggaagagagaaaaggtTCTAAAAGTATGTCTTTTGGGAGGGACTCTGATTTCTATCCTTGTCTTTGTGAGAATCTTCTTCAGTTTTGTGTAA